AGCGGAAAAGACTGTGCCTACGCCCTATACAAGCTCCAACAGAATCCGGAAGTCGATCTGGCGGGCCTGTTTTGCACGGTGAACAAGGAATTCGACCGGGTGGCCATGCATGGAGTCAGACTGGAGCTTTTAAAGGAGCAGGCACGCAATATCGGACTGCCGCTGGAGATCATCGAGATTCCTTATCCCTGCAGCAATGCCGACTACGAAACCATCATGAAGCAATTCGTTGAGCGCGCTCGAAATAACCAAATCACGGATTTTGCATTCGGCGATCTGTTTCTTGAGGATATTCGCAGCTATCGAGAAGAAAAGTTGAAAGATTCCGGCATCGAAGCCTCTTTTCCCATTTGGGGTATACCGACGGATGAGCTGGCCAGAGCGATCATCGCCAGCGGCATCAAGGCCGTCATTACCTGCGTCGATCCCAAGCAAATTTCAAAAGATTTTGTCGGCAGAGAATTTGACGACCGCTTCCTGGCCGCCCTGCCGGCGACCGTAGACCCCTGCGGCGAAAATGGGGAATTTCATAGTTTTGTTTTCGACGACCCCATGTTCAAAAGGCCTGTAGACATTGTCATGGGCGATACCAGCGATCATGAAGGCTTCGCATTTGCGGATGTTTTGCCCGCTCCCTGACAGAATCCTGCAAGTGCCCCTTTAAACACTCTGAGTTCAACAAACATAGTCCGGTCGCGATCCGATTTGGCAGAACAGCGATCAGGCATCCGCTTTGCCGGTAGGCGCCAGCAAACGCATAACGTCGACCTGACTTAGAGACAGGGTTCGATCGCCGACCGTCAACCCAGACAATTGCCCACAAAGGGTAACAGTACCGTATTCATCACTCAACTGGCCGTGGAGACAATGCAGACGCAGCATGTTGCGCTGCGCAACACTCGCCTCCTCGCCCCCATTC
This DNA window, taken from Syntrophotalea carbinolica DSM 2380, encodes the following:
- a CDS encoding ATPase — encoded protein: MKRKTLLSWSSGKDCAYALYKLQQNPEVDLAGLFCTVNKEFDRVAMHGVRLELLKEQARNIGLPLEIIEIPYPCSNADYETIMKQFVERARNNQITDFAFGDLFLEDIRSYREEKLKDSGIEASFPIWGIPTDELARAIIASGIKAVITCVDPKQISKDFVGREFDDRFLAALPATVDPCGENGEFHSFVFDDPMFKRPVDIVMGDTSDHEGFAFADVLPAP